The genomic interval AGCGCCGCTCGACACCAAGGCGCAGGACCAGACCTCCGCGATGATCCGCATCCGCTCGCTCAAGCCGGACGTGGTCACCGGGCTGGTGACTCCACGTGACGGCATTCTGATGCATCAGGCGCGCTACAACCTGAACTACCAGGGCAGTCTGTTCGTCGGCGGCACCGGCGGCTACTCGGACCTGTCGCTGTGGAAGGATCTCGGCCCGGAGATCGGCAAGGCGGTACTGACGCGCAACCTGTTCGGCATGACCGGCTTCAGCGCCGGCGCCAAGATGGACTCGATGCAAAAGATCATCACCGAGCTGCGCGACGTCGCCAAGCTCGATCGGATCGGCCAGGGCGCGGTCCAATACGCCCAGGGCGCCCGCGTGCTGCAGCAGGTGCTGGAGAACGCCAAGTCGCTGGAGCCGGACGCGCTGCTCGCGGCTTTCAAGGGCTTTAAGATTCCGTTCGGCGATCCGCATCTCTACATCGCCAAGCCGAAGGGCCTGCAGTTCGCCGAAGACCGGCTGCTGACCGACGGCTCGGCGATGATGATCCAGTGGATGCCGGATCAGAGCCAGGAGGTCGTGTTCCCGAAGGAGTTCGCACAGGCAGCTCCGCGTCCCAAGAGCTGATCTCGTCGTGGCCCTTCTCGAAGTCGACAACATCAGCAAACGCTTCGGCGGCCTGCTCGCGCTGAACGACGTCTCGTTCGGCGTCGAGAAGGGCGAGATCCTCGGCATCATCGGCCCCAACGGCGCCGGCAAGACGACGCTGTTCGGCGTCGTCTCCGGCTTCATTGCGCCGTCGAGCGGCGACGTCCGGTTCGACGGCCAGCGCATCACCGGCATTTCGCCGGACCGGCTGACGCGCCGCGGCCTGGTGCGCAGCTTCCAGATCGTCCAGACCTTCGCCGACATGACGACGCTCGAGGTCGTCACCACGGCGGCGCTGACCCGGCGGCCGTTGCGGCAGGCGATCGATTATGCAGCCGAGGTGCTCACGCGCGTCGGCCTCGGCGCCAAGCTCGATGAAACGCCGGCGACGCTGTCGCTGCAGGACAAGAAGCTGCTCGAGGTCGCCAAATGCGTCGCGACCGATCCGCAGTGCATCCTGCTCGACGAGGTGATGGCCGGCCTCACCATGGCCGAGACCGAAGCGCCGATGGCGATCATCCGCGAACTGAACCGCTCCGGCGTCACCATCGTGATGGTCGAGCATGTCATGCCGGTGATCATGCGGATGGCGACCCGGATGGTGGTGATCAATTTCGGCGAGAAGATCGCCGAGGGCACGCCCGACGAGATCATCAAGGACCGCAAGGTAATCGACGCTTACTTCGGAGAGCATCTCGATGCTTGAGGTCGAAGGTCTGGTCGCAGGCTATGGCGGCTCGCCGATCCTGCGCGACGTGTCGCTCAGGCTCGCATCCGGCGAAATCGTCGGCCTGCTCGGCGCCAACAATGCCGGCAAGACCACGCTGATTAACTGCCTGTCGGGGATCGTGACGCCGATGTCCGGCCGCATTGTGTTCGACGGCCAGGACGTCACCCGCACCACGGCGCGCGAACGGGTCGAACTCGGCATCATCCAGGTGCCCGAAGGGCGGCTTGTGTTCCCCGAGATGAGCGTGCGCGAGAACTTGCTGCTCGGCGGGTTCTGCGACCGCGCCCGGCCGCATCGCCCGGCGCAGATGGAAAAGGTGCTGGATCTGTTCCCGCGGCTGAAGGAACGGCTGACTCAGGCCGCCGGCACGCTGTCCGGCGGTGAGCAGCAGATGCTGGCGATCGGCCGCGGGTTGATGGCGGAAGCGCGCATTCTGATGCTCGACGAGCCCTCGCTCGGCCTGTCGCCGCTGTTCGTCCAATATATCTTCGAGATCATCGACCAGTTGCACCAGAGCGGCCTCACCATGCTGCTGGTCGAGCAGAACCTCAATCTGACGCTGCGCCATGCGCAGCGCTGCTACGTGCTCGAACGCGGCCAGGTCGCGGTCGAAGGCACGGCCGATTTGGTCAGGGACGATCCGCGCACGCGGCAGGCTTATCTGGGCCTGTGAACGGAGACGGCAAGTGAGCGAATTCTGGCAGGCCTTGGCGCAAGGCGTCCTGATCGGAAGCACCTACGGGCTGCTCGCGCTGGGCATGGGCCTGGTGTACGGTGTATCCGGCATCGTCAACTTCGCCCATGGCGATTTCATCTCGCTGGCGATGTTCATGGCGCTGGCGCTGTTCTCGGCATTCGCGCTCGATCCGTACGTCTCGGCGCTGATCACCATCCCGGTGATGGCGCTGATCGGTGGGCTGGTCTACCGCTATCTGTTACGGCCGATGGCCGGGCACCAGTTTCTGATGATCGTGCAGCTCACGCTGGGTCTCAGCCTGGTGCTGCAGAACGGCATCCTGATGGTGTTCGGCGGCCAGCCGGCGCGCACGCCGTCGATCGTTGAATCCAAGCTGATCATTCTCGGCGACGTCGTGCTGCGGCTGCCGCATCTGATCGCGTTCGCGGTCGCATTCGCGATGGCGATCGGGCTTTACGTGATGCTGCGCTCGACCGATTTCGGCCGTTCGATCCGTGCGGTGCATCAGAACGCGCGTGCCGCGGCATTGATGGGGGTCGATGTCGGGCGGGTTCAGGTCGTCACCTTCGCGATCGGCGTCGCCATCCTCGCCGTCGCCGCGGCGCTGCTGCTGCCGGGCACGCCGATCACCCCGACCCAGGGCCTGCAGTACACCGTGATCACGCTGCTCGTTGTGGTGCTCGGCGGCATGACCAATTTCGTCAGCATCATGCTCAGCGGCCTAGTGATCGGCATCTCCGAGGCGTTCGGCCAGATCTACGTGTCGGATACGCTCGGCCGTCTGGTGCCTTACGCGATCTTCGTGCTGATCATGCTGTTCCGGCCGCAGGGCCTGACCTGGAGGACGTCATGATCGGCAAGGGCTTCTACCAGACCCTGGCGTCGCCGTGGCTGTGGGGCATTCTGGTGCTTGCGGCCTGCCTGCCGCTGGCGCTGAACAGCTACCATCTCCACCTTCTGACCCTGGCGCTGGTCTATGTGGCGCTGGCGTCGGCCTGGAACATCGTCGGCGGCATGGCCGGACAGGTGTCGCTGGCGCACAGCCTGTTCATCGGCATCGGCGCGATGCTGTCGACCGCGCTGTTGGTCAAGTTCGGCATCAACATGTGGGCCGGGCTGGTGATCTCCGCGGCGATCGCCGGCGCGCTCGGCGCCATGATCGCCTGGATCGACTTCCGCTTCCAGCTTGGCCATCTCTCCTTCGTGCTGATCACACTGGCATTCGCCGAGATGGGCGTGATCATCGTCGAAGGCTGGGAATTCCTCGGCGGCGCGTCCGGTCTCCTGCTTCCGCGTGACACCGGTGATTTCTGGGCGTTCCAGTTTGGTGGCGGACGCGGTGCGTTCTGGGTGATGCTGGGACTGGCGGCCGCTGTGGTGCTGGTCAACGTCGCGATCCTCAATGCGCCGCTCGGCTATTATCTGCGCACCATCCGCGACAACGAGAAGGCCGCGCAGGCGATCGGCGTCAACGTGCTGCGCCACAAGATCACCGCGATGACGATCTCGGCGGTGCTGACCTCGATCGTCGGCACCTGCTATGTGCGCTATCTGACGTTTGCCGATCCGTATCTGCTGGCGACTCCGACGATCACCATCGAGATCGTGCTGTTCGCCACCGTCGGCGGGCTCGGCCGCGCGTTCGGTCCGGCTCTGGGTGCGCTGCTGCTGGTGCCGCTCGGCGAGGTGCTGCGCGGCCAGCTCGGCGGGGCGGTGCCGGGGCTGCACTATTTCATCTATGGCGTCGTCGTGATCGTGGTGATCCTCGTCACGCCCCGCGGTCTGCTGCCGCTAGCCGAGCGGGCGTGGCGCAGCTTGCGCCGCCGCGGCCCGGAGCCGCGGCCGGCTTCAGCGTCGTAAGCCGAGACCATCAACTGCCGGGAGCGACTACGCTCCCGGCGCCAGCGCTGCCCCCGCATCGCAGCGGCGAGCCGCGCGCTTCTGCTTAAAGCCTTCGATCAGGCCGTAGATCGCCGGGATGACGATCAGCGTCAGCAGTGTCGACGACACCATGCCTCCGATCATCGGCACCGCGATCCGCTGCATGATTTCGGAGCCGGTGCCGCTGCTCCACAGGATCGGCAGCAGGCCCGCCATGATCGCCACCACGGTCATCATCTTCGGCCGGACGCGCTCGACCGCGCCTTCCATGATCGCCTCCTGTAGATCGCGCGGCGTTAATCGCCGGCCTTCAGCGGCGCATCGCGCTTTGGCGGCGGCCAGGGCGTGGTCGAGATAGATCAGCATCACCACGCCGGTCTCGGCTGCGACGCCCGCCAGCGCGAT from Rhodopseudomonas palustris carries:
- a CDS encoding branched-chain amino acid ABC transporter permease, with product MSEFWQALAQGVLIGSTYGLLALGMGLVYGVSGIVNFAHGDFISLAMFMALALFSAFALDPYVSALITIPVMALIGGLVYRYLLRPMAGHQFLMIVQLTLGLSLVLQNGILMVFGGQPARTPSIVESKLIILGDVVLRLPHLIAFAVAFAMAIGLYVMLRSTDFGRSIRAVHQNARAAALMGVDVGRVQVVTFAIGVAILAVAAALLLPGTPITPTQGLQYTVITLLVVVLGGMTNFVSIMLSGLVIGISEAFGQIYVSDTLGRLVPYAIFVLIMLFRPQGLTWRTS
- a CDS encoding ABC transporter ATP-binding protein, coding for MALLEVDNISKRFGGLLALNDVSFGVEKGEILGIIGPNGAGKTTLFGVVSGFIAPSSGDVRFDGQRITGISPDRLTRRGLVRSFQIVQTFADMTTLEVVTTAALTRRPLRQAIDYAAEVLTRVGLGAKLDETPATLSLQDKKLLEVAKCVATDPQCILLDEVMAGLTMAETEAPMAIIRELNRSGVTIVMVEHVMPVIMRMATRMVVINFGEKIAEGTPDEIIKDRKVIDAYFGEHLDA
- a CDS encoding branched-chain amino acid ABC transporter permease → MIGKGFYQTLASPWLWGILVLAACLPLALNSYHLHLLTLALVYVALASAWNIVGGMAGQVSLAHSLFIGIGAMLSTALLVKFGINMWAGLVISAAIAGALGAMIAWIDFRFQLGHLSFVLITLAFAEMGVIIVEGWEFLGGASGLLLPRDTGDFWAFQFGGGRGAFWVMLGLAAAVVLVNVAILNAPLGYYLRTIRDNEKAAQAIGVNVLRHKITAMTISAVLTSIVGTCYVRYLTFADPYLLATPTITIEIVLFATVGGLGRAFGPALGALLLVPLGEVLRGQLGGAVPGLHYFIYGVVVIVVILVTPRGLLPLAERAWRSLRRRGPEPRPASAS
- a CDS encoding ABC transporter ATP-binding protein, whose amino-acid sequence is MLEVEGLVAGYGGSPILRDVSLRLASGEIVGLLGANNAGKTTLINCLSGIVTPMSGRIVFDGQDVTRTTARERVELGIIQVPEGRLVFPEMSVRENLLLGGFCDRARPHRPAQMEKVLDLFPRLKERLTQAAGTLSGGEQQMLAIGRGLMAEARILMLDEPSLGLSPLFVQYIFEIIDQLHQSGLTMLLVEQNLNLTLRHAQRCYVLERGQVAVEGTADLVRDDPRTRQAYLGL